From Phycodurus eques isolate BA_2022a chromosome 1, UOR_Pequ_1.1, whole genome shotgun sequence, one genomic window encodes:
- the snx21 gene encoding sorting nexin-21 isoform X2, translated as MASQLLDRLKRSIFKDGQGARPKRLGQKEDGCEAELEEEDECVAERVGGTLSFDGSTAAQDRVEGEGSGLDSDSDFLGESLEDVLSSTDASPVSPASFDLGGTGARIGHTSTLSFEVTDASVVQNASSKYVLYTIDVIQAGGSDKTPAVITRRYSEFQRLHAALRHHHRDQMEPVCFPRKKLRRNFTAETIAKRSRAFEQYLTHLCSLPGLWGTSFVRHFFYLPDLQTGQLLLSVDRYQDALGPLLNAKRLQDKLGGPPDSLHWLFTLVGLCCCFQEVEQLEEARDQCDHALRVLIERMHVDGPHPLLPPLLRAVVRLSWQTGQDKRQWEELLHTLEEQGAGREGQPTIKEFLVKCNLHDSQNDPL; from the exons ATGGCGTCACAGCTGCTGGATCGCTTGAAGCGCTCGATCTTTAAAGATGGCCAGGGGGCGAGGCCTAAGCGGCTGGGGCAGAAGGAGGATGGCTGCGAGGCGGAACTAGAAGAGGAAGATGAGTGCGTGGCAGAGCGAGTGGGCGGCACGCTGTCCTTTGATGGCAGCACAGCGGCACAGGATAGAGTGGAAGGGGAGGGGTCGGGTTTGGACAGCGACTCTGACTTCTTGGGCGAGTCACTGGAGGATGTCCTTAGCAGCACAG ACGCCAGTCCTGTTAGCCCTGCCTCTTTTGACTTGGGTGGGACTGGGGCAAGAATTGGCCACACGAGCACTTTGTCATTTGAGGTGACAGATGCCAGCGTGGTTCAGAACGCTTCCTCAAAGTATGTG CTGTACACCATTGACGTCATCCAGGCGGGTGGCAGTGACAAGACACCGGCCGTCATCACTCGCCGTTACTCAGAGTTCCAGCGGCTGCACGCCGCTCTGCGGCATCACCACAGAGACCAGATGGAGCCTGTGTGTTTCCCAA GGAAGAAGCTGCGCAGGAACTTCACGGCCGAGACCATTGCTAAGCGGAGCCGTGCCTTTGAGCAGTACCTGACGCATCTGTGCTCCCTCCCAGGCCTGTGGGGGACATCATTTGTGCGTCACTTCTTCTACCTGCCAGACCTCCAGACTGGACAACTGCTTTTGAG TGTGGATCGCTACCAGGATGCTCTGGGACCGCTGCTCAATGCCAAGAGGCTGCAAGACAAACTGGGCGGGCCGCCGGACTCCCTCCATTGGCTCTTCACCCTGGTGGGCCTGTGCTGCTGCTTTCAAGAAGTGGAACAGCTAGAAGAAGCCCGGGATCAATGTGACCACGCTCTCCGCGTCCTGATAGAGAGGATGCACGTGGATGGGCCGCACCCACTGCTTCCCCCACTATTACGGGCTGTTGTGCGCCTGTCATGGCAGACGGGACAAGACAAGCGGCAATGGGAGGAGCTTCTGCACACACTAGAGGAACAGGGAGCAGGGCGGGAAGGTCAGCCAACCATCAAGGAGTTTCTGGTCAAATGTAACCTGCATGACAGCCAAAACGATCCATTATAA
- the snx21 gene encoding sorting nexin-21 isoform X1 — MASQLLDRLKRSIFKDGQGARPKRLGQKEDGCEAELEEEDECVAERVGGTLSFDGSTAAQDRVEGEGSGLDSDSDFLGESLEDVLSSTDASPVSPASFDLGGTGARIGHTSTLSFEVTDASVVQNASSKYVLYTIDVIQAGGSDKTPAVITRRYSEFQRLHAALRHHHRDQMEPVCFPRKKLRRNFTAETIAKRSRAFEQYLTHLCSLPGLWGTSFVRHFFYLPDLQTGQLLLSVDRYQDALGPLLNAKRLQDKLGGPPDSLHWLFTLVGLCCCFQEVEQLEEARDQCDHALRVLIERMHVDGPHPLLPPLLRAVVRLSWQTGQDKRQWEELLHTLEEQGAGREGEQLNWKQLSGMIGYKRSIPERLNCSQERTGRDSPLCGQLCEQIVQQFKNVSQHTIARTLGISSSTLHKFIKCFRSSGEISACKRQSQNQP, encoded by the exons ATGGCGTCACAGCTGCTGGATCGCTTGAAGCGCTCGATCTTTAAAGATGGCCAGGGGGCGAGGCCTAAGCGGCTGGGGCAGAAGGAGGATGGCTGCGAGGCGGAACTAGAAGAGGAAGATGAGTGCGTGGCAGAGCGAGTGGGCGGCACGCTGTCCTTTGATGGCAGCACAGCGGCACAGGATAGAGTGGAAGGGGAGGGGTCGGGTTTGGACAGCGACTCTGACTTCTTGGGCGAGTCACTGGAGGATGTCCTTAGCAGCACAG ACGCCAGTCCTGTTAGCCCTGCCTCTTTTGACTTGGGTGGGACTGGGGCAAGAATTGGCCACACGAGCACTTTGTCATTTGAGGTGACAGATGCCAGCGTGGTTCAGAACGCTTCCTCAAAGTATGTG CTGTACACCATTGACGTCATCCAGGCGGGTGGCAGTGACAAGACACCGGCCGTCATCACTCGCCGTTACTCAGAGTTCCAGCGGCTGCACGCCGCTCTGCGGCATCACCACAGAGACCAGATGGAGCCTGTGTGTTTCCCAA GGAAGAAGCTGCGCAGGAACTTCACGGCCGAGACCATTGCTAAGCGGAGCCGTGCCTTTGAGCAGTACCTGACGCATCTGTGCTCCCTCCCAGGCCTGTGGGGGACATCATTTGTGCGTCACTTCTTCTACCTGCCAGACCTCCAGACTGGACAACTGCTTTTGAG TGTGGATCGCTACCAGGATGCTCTGGGACCGCTGCTCAATGCCAAGAGGCTGCAAGACAAACTGGGCGGGCCGCCGGACTCCCTCCATTGGCTCTTCACCCTGGTGGGCCTGTGCTGCTGCTTTCAAGAAGTGGAACAGCTAGAAGAAGCCCGGGATCAATGTGACCACGCTCTCCGCGTCCTGATAGAGAGGATGCACGTGGATGGGCCGCACCCACTGCTTCCCCCACTATTACGGGCTGTTGTGCGCCTGTCATGGCAGACGGGACAAGACAAGCGGCAATGGGAGGAGCTTCTGCACACACTAGAGGAACAGGGAGCAGGGCGGGAAG gtgaacagttgAATTGGAAACAGTTGAgtggcatgattgggtataaaaggagcattccCGAAAGGCTCAATTGTTCACAAGAAAGGACGGGGCGAGATTCACCACTGTGCGGACAACtatgtgagcaaatagtccaacagtttaagaacgtttctcaacatacaattgcaaggaccttagggatttcatcatctacgctccataaattcataaaatgtttcagatcatctggagaaatctctgcatgtaagcggcaaagccaAAACCAACCTTGA